The Triticum aestivum cultivar Chinese Spring chromosome 7B, IWGSC CS RefSeq v2.1, whole genome shotgun sequence genome window below encodes:
- the LOC123155650 gene encoding extensin yields MALPVSRRRRATPPPPNCLPPPAVAPSPPNCLSRPAPPNPCQDHVAEPPSARTQPQPSVSYLSILLGTTTLKDTATSSSSPQAVAETPPPKPTIYVKDPPDWYFSIYIRIDRSGSFHTYPHLGGPFKSLQDVEKAIERYLDDKRHKTLWNEQAGDSGMDIIIKRTNLAGGRALGTARERPAPV; encoded by the exons ATGGCCCTGCCGGTCTCGCGGCGGCGGCGCGCGACACCACCTCCGCCCAACTGTCTGCCCCCTCCTGCGGTAGCGCCGTCCCCGCCCAACTGTCTGTCCCGTCCCGCGCCCCCAAACCC GTGCCAGGATCATGTGGCTGAGCCTCCATCCGCACGGACGCAGCCGCAACCGTCTGTCTCGTACTTGAGCATCTTGCTCGGCACTACAACACTCAAGGACACTGCCACTTCCTCATCCTCCCCACAGGCTGTAGCTGAGACCCCGCCACCCAAGCCAACCATTTATGTCAAAGACCCTCCTGATTGGTACTTCAGTATTTACATCAGGATCGATCGTTCAGGATCTTTCCACACATATCCTCATCTCGGTGGACCATTCAAGAGCTTGCAGGATGTTGAAAAGGCTATTGAGCGCTATCTTGATGACAAGCGGCATAAAACGCT GTGGAACGAGCAAGCAGGGGATTCTGGGATGGACATCATTATAAAAAGGACCAATCTAGCTGGCGGCCGGGCGCTAGGTACCGCTCGCGAGCGGCCGGCCCCTGTTTGA